GAGGACATCTTCCTTATGGATGCAGCAATTCGTGAATAAGAGAAAATGATCCCAAGGAGGGGAAGAACGCCCAGCACACCCGTCATAACATATATCAACGTGCTGTTCAGGAAGGTATCAGAGCAAGCCAGCTGGAGGATGTGAGTCAGTTCGCAGAAAAAATGTGGAATTTCAAAATCTTTACAGAAGGTTAGATGGGTCATCAGAGAAATATGGAGGAGGGATGTCATGACACCAATGAGCCAGGTGACAAAAACCAGGAGGCCACAGAAGTGGGGGTTCATGATGGTTATATAGTGCAGGGGGTGGCAGACGGCCACAAACCGGTCATAGGCCATCACGGTCAGGAGTAGCGtgtccagaataggaaaaaaCATGGAGAAATAGACCTGGGTGAGGTAGTCCATGTAAGAGATGGTTTTGTTCTTGGTCTGGATGTTCACTAGCATCTTGGGGACGATGCAGGTGCTGAAACAGATGTCAATCCAGGACAGGTTGGAGAGGAAGAAGTACATGGGGGTGTGGAGGTGGGAGTCAGAGCTTATGGCCAGGATGATGAGCAGGTTTCCCAGCACCGTGACCAGGTACGTGGACAGGAACAGCCCAAATATGAACGGCTGTAGTTCTGGATCCTCCGAGAGTCCGAGAAGGATAAACTCTAAAAAtcctgtttggttttctgcttccaTGTAGCTGACGTATCTACAAAAGAAGAggtaattagccaggcgtggtggtggacacctgtagtcccagctactcgggaggctgagatgggaggatcacttgagcccaggaatttgcagCTACACAGAactatgt
This Rhinopithecus roxellana isolate Shanxi Qingling chromosome 8, ASM756505v1, whole genome shotgun sequence DNA region includes the following protein-coding sequences:
- the LOC104682292 gene encoding olfactory receptor 7D2, with the protein product MEAENQTGFLEFILLGLSEDPELQPFIFGLFLSTYLVTVLGNLLIILAISSDSHLHTPMYFFLSNLSWIDICFSTCIVPKMLVNIQTKNKTISYMDYLTQVYFSMFFPILDTLLLTVMAYDRFVAVCHPLHYITIMNPHFCGLLVFVTWLIGVMTSLLHISLMTHLTFCKDFEIPHFFCELTHILQLACSDTFLNSTLIYVMTGVLGVLPLLGIIFSYSRIAASIRKMSSSGGKQKALSTCGSHLSVVSLFYGTGIGVHFTSAVTHSSQNISVASVMYTVVTPMLNPFIYSLRNKDVKGALGRLLSRATPCL